One Mastomys coucha isolate ucsf_1 unplaced genomic scaffold, UCSF_Mcou_1 pScaffold7, whole genome shotgun sequence genomic window, AAAAAAGGGTGTCAAATTCCAtgtaattggagttacagacaattgggTACAGCCATGTAGGTGttaggaatcaaatctgggtcgtttgcaagagcagcaagtgctcttaagcattgagcaatctaatttaaaaaaaaaaagtgtgtgtctATGATTGTATatgcacgtgtacatgtgtgagggtgtgtgtgtgtgtctatgattctatgtgtgagtgtatgtgtgtgtgtgtgagtgtgtgtgtgtgtgtgtgtgtgtgtgtgtgtgtgtgtgtgtttgtctcagGAGAAAACATTGGGTATCCTCTACCACTTTTTGATGCACAGTCTCTCCTTGAACGCAGGGTTTGTGTTTTCTAGACAGGCTGGTCCAGTAAATCCCAGAGATCCTCTTCTGTCTATTCCCCTTTGAGCTGAGATTATAAGAACTGGAAGACATGCCTAGCTCACTATGTGACTGCTGGtatctgaactcagttcttcaggACTGCccagcaactgctcttaaccacttgagctatctctctatccCCCaatctaagatttttttttttgaggagcaTAAAACTGATCTTAAAACACCACAAGCTATGATCTGCAAATGAGAAAAGGAACCAGGTAATATATGagttcctgggggtgggggtagaaggGCAGttattagaacagaaaaaaaagttggaGTAGATGGAGTTGAAAGGAAGCACCCAGAAGGCTGAGGGagaatttctctgtctctattgcccctcccccactctcagAAGCCCTTTGTGATGTGGAGTCCCAGCTTTGTGATGGAGAGTCCGTCTCCAGCTCTGTGATGTGGGGCTGAGTTATCCTTTAGCTCCAAGGAAGAATTCCCAACAATGGGATTCAGATGGagactcttccctctcttctggaGAGCATTTACACCACATGGCTGAGCCTCAGCTCCACGATATGGGCAATGGACATGATCCTTGCCTTTGTGTGTGGACTGGGGCTCTACCTCCTGTTACTTCCTTTTCTTGAGAGTCATCTGTCTTCACCGCCATCAAATATAAAGTTCACCAGGAAGGTGAGAAACTCTCAACTTAATCTAACAGagaattctctctcttcctctctcatccttctttcctccctccctcccaccctccctcccacccttttcctttctgcgtctctttcttagtttttaaattagCATTCAAAATttggtttgaaaaacaaaatttgtttttcttgattgtCTGATGTCTTCCACCCACCTTTCCTCCTTTGTCTCATCCTCACCTTGTACTCCCCACAAGCTTCCTTTTGGCTTTCATATCACATGCATCTTTTCACTCACTTCTGCATCAACACCACATTTCATTACAAATTCCCACTTTTCAAGTAGACAAACAGATGGCTGGAAAGAACtctccagaaagaaaagaaatctattcTCGTGGGAACAGGTAGGGTAGGGTTGACAGCAGTCACCATAGCATCTATCTGGAGCTCACAGTATGTCTGTGGGGTGTGCTGGTGTGCCATGGTTTCATGTATAGCATCTGGATTCTTGAAATAGTTGGGGATCGCTGGACTAGGACTATCACTGAACACTGGTTCATATGTTCTCTTCTCCCGTACAAGCCTTTCCTCTGTGGTGGGTTGTCTGAGGGCTGCACTGAGCTTCAAAAGGCATTATTAGATAAGAGGCCAGAGCTCAAGACATCTAGCTTAAAGAAGCAGAATTCCACATGGCAGCTATGAAGCAGCTGCGGGTATTTGGCTCTTGAGCAGAAAAACAATTGTAGACATCCATGATTGGTCTCACAGTAGAAAGTCCTccctccattgtgtgtgtgtgtgtgtgtgtgtgtgtgtgtgtgtgtgtgtgtgtgtgtacatttgtgtgatatgtatctgtgtgtgttatgtacatgtgtatgagttatgtgttgtgtgtgatgCTTATGTGGATGTGAAGGAGGTGCATATATTTGTGCATCTATTAGAAGGGTGAAGAAGAATATAAGTGTTCCCTATAACCCTCTGcttattttctttagacagagACTTTGCAACCCTAGTGCTATAGGATGCAAGGATAGGAAAGAATTTCTGGAATTTGTTGTCTCCCAGGCTAGCTCCAAGTTCggatcctctgtctctgcctcccatagcACTAGGGTTCCAGGCGTGTGTGGAactacatctggctttttacGTGAGTGCTGGAACCTGAATTTAGGTCCCTacacagcaaatgttcttacccAGCTcccttttttcttaaagaaaactgctgGGGAAAATGCTCAGTAAAGtccttgccttgcaagcatgaagacccggGTTGAGATACTCAGCACCCTTGCAAGTAGAAAGATGGGCATAGTGAGGTGCGCCTGTGGTCTCATGCTGGGAAGACAAATATAAAAGGATCCCTGAAGCTTTCTAAACAGCCAGTCTAACTGAATTAGTAAGAGACTGTATTTAGACAGAGTGACAAGAGAATACTGACATGGATCTCAGGTCCCCCccgccaacacacacacacacacacacacacacacacacacacacacacagacacacatatacagacacacatatacagagagagagagagagagagaaagagaagaaggagaagaaggaggaggaggaggaggaggaggaggaggaggaggaggaggaggagaaggaggagaaggagaaggagaaggagaaggagaaggagtatttgaactaatttttaaaatgtcaagttaaaacaacaacaaaaacagaaccaCCATCCAAGAAGTTTGGTGGCACATTTCTTTAAACCCGgtacttgaaaggcagaggtaagtacatctctgagagttcaagtcTAAGGTAGTTTATatccagaactggagagatgtcttagctattaagaacacttgctgttcttccagaggaacagTTTGCTTCCCAAGCCACATATCCCACAACCACCTATACTCTagctccaagagatccaacacACCTTTCTGGTCTCTGCTAGTGGTCAGACACAcatcaaacaccacacacacacacacacacacacacacacacacacacacacacacaccatattgaATTTAAAATTCATGAATATTGAATATCTGCAGCTTCTTTTGAGGAGAttgagaatgtttttctttgtatctcATTTCTCAGTCCCAGATACAGATGACCTGGCAGGGCCAGTACAAGAAAAAGTTTAGGAATCATTGTAGAAACAATGCAAAAGGTAAGTCAGTCTCTGCCATTCACTTGCTTGTGAGGAGCTAACACCATGTTCCCAGGTGAGTTACAGAGGCCTAAGAGGGAGGTTCCTGGGGAAGAAATTAGAATCCCATACTCAGGTTCCTGGATTAGAAGAAAGCTATCATAAGCCAGATGACAGGTATTCCTAACAGAGAGGTCCCTAGACTCTTAGGAGCAATGCTACCAGGATTTGGAGGTGGGGCCTTGAGTAAAGCTGATTCTTTCTTGAGATGATTCAATCCTTTCTCCCATATGTCAGCTAGGAGGATCATGAAGGGTGATAGCTATGGGAGCTACTTATAAATGATTAAGTGCTGTCTATCTATGTACCTTGAAAGCTCTACAGATCATGGAACCTATGACCTTGAATGCTAATGAACAGGCTCTGGAGTCTAATTGTGTAATCTCTCCTAATGGGATACCCACAAATTTAGCTTGCTATAATAATCCTATGCCCTACCTTCCACCATCATAACCCACTCTCCTAATTTCCAGCTTGGGGAGAATGCCtgaaaaagctgaaagaaaaagaaaaggatgaattATTTCTAGAAGAAATGAGCCCAGTATACCATTTGAACTCTTTAGGGAATATATTTAAGTCACCAAGTGCTAAACAAGACAGCACTACCCCGTCACCCTGCTGGAACCTGAAAGAAGAATCAGAAGAGCAGATGGCTACTCAGAAACTATCTTATCCCAAGATCTCAGGGGACCATTTTCAACAGAAATTTGACCAGCTTTACTGGGGTCTCCCTTCTCTCCACAGCGAGTCTCTGATGGCTGCTGCCTGGATCCCTCAGACAACATCAactcccccttctccctttttcttatTCAATGTCATCTCAAGTGTTTATCCAATTCAACTACAGGATAAAATGTCTCCAATGCTTCCCCACACACATCCTCTGTCCTATCTGGACCTCCAACCTCCACCCTTAATTCTCTCTCCACTTGCATTCCAGCCCCCAGCTTTGAATCAAGTCCATTTTCAATCACCTCTCCCAGTCCTGCTACCCTCTTCTCTGCCCTATAATAGAGATTTTGGTACATCTTATTCTCAGTCACAACATAAGCCACAATACCTTtcaactgaaataaaatacaaagaaagcccCTCAGTGACAACACAAGTAGAAAGTAGATTAACTCTACCCTTGATGGTCCAGAAACCTCAGGAAGCCTATGACATCTTGGTCCCCAACCCTTCCCAAGACTGGGCAGTCTGTATCCTTCCTGATAATTTTCCCATCAGCTGTGAGCTCCGGGAGAAACTGGAGCAACACATTGAAAAGTGGCTCCTTCAACACCAATGGAATGTTCCCCATACCAACCAAGATCCTGAGGAGGAGATGGAGCTTCAGAGCACAGCAATAGGAAATTGTCAAATCAGAGAGAAAGCCAGCACCTCACAAGCCCTTGCATTTCCTGGTGAGCACAGCAAGGAGGGCCAGAAGGTGAAATTCCAGCTAGAAAAGGAATCTAGCAAGAATCTGGGACCTATTCTAGGAAAGATATCAAAAGATTCAATCAGGGGCTTGGAAAATAATATAGTAAGGGTTCAGGAGAGAAACATTTTGGAGTCAGAAAGAATTTCAGTTACGTGCTTGAAAAGTTACTCCAGAAATGACTCAACATATTACATAGACAaagatttagaaaacaatttgaaaGCTCATTTGGGTACAATGTCAAGGCAGAGAAATCAAGGTCTGACCCCTAGGAGTATGCGGCAGTCTTGGCTTGCTGTGGACAATGATTTTTATgagatggaaaacaaaaaattaacatcCTTAAAGAGCTCAGAAAAGTCCATGTACCCTTCAAAGAAGCTTGCCTTTCTCAATCCAGAAACTCGACAAGCTCTGGAGTCACATATTGTAAGGTTTTGGGTGAAGCACAAATGGGGTCTACCCCTTAAGATACTCAAGCCCATAAACCTCTTCAGGTTAAGTACTGAGTCCTTGCCTGTTACAGTCTGTGCCCAGCCTTCCTCAACCACTTCTGTACATAGGACCAGTTCAGCAGCTGAGGTAGTCAGATTCCTAGGAAAACCATTCTTGAAACAGATAGTTGAGGATCCTTCTCCATCACCTGGGAACCTTCTCTTTGTCTCATCTCCTTCCTGTAAAAGGGCCATAAGAAGGCTTCCCTCTGCTGTTGACCATGAGTTTTCTACAGCCCTGCCAACCAAACCAGAGAGGGGGTATCTTTCAGACTCCCTCACTTATAATTTCACTGACGCAACCTCTCAGAGTAGGGGTagcttaaagaaagagatacagacCCAAGAAGTCCTTTTACCGCCTAGAAGGACTAGTGCCCAAAATTCAGAGGCATACAACCTTCAGGCAAAAGTTGTTAATGACTTTCCACATAATGTGGAGACAGAATTAGCAGACCAGCCACAAATCTATACCACTGCTATGTACCTTCCAAAATGTTCCAGAAACATGCTGCATCCTGTAGACTCTTTGACTTCACATATATTAGGTGACGCTGTGGTGGTTGATGGGGGCAAAACCCTGGTGCAGCAGAGACCCAGTACTCCAAAGCATCAAGTCTCACAGAAGAGCCAAATGAAGATGTTGGCCCCTCCTTATCAAGGAGAGGACACTAAGAGACAGAGTGAAATAAAGTATGAAGACAGGCCTAAGTTCACCCCAGTCAAGGAGAAAAAAGTCAACCTTGGAGGCCAATACTACCAGACCCTTCCAAAAACCACACAAGTGCTCCCCAAAAGCCCCTCCCAAAGTCGTTTGGGTAGCTTTCTTCAGTGGATTCACCccaagaaaacaatcaaacagcaGGAATCTCATCCCCTAAAAAGTAATACTACAGCAGCCACTGCCCAAAACCAACAAAGGCCACTGAGAAAGAATTCATATATGGACAGCAATGTTGCTGAGGCCCAGGAACTTATGACAGCTGTTGGACAGatggtagaaaagaaaatgatgctgCAACATCAACCCTGTGCTTCAAAGTTCAGCCAGCACAGGAAAgtccctccagcccccacttcACAGTTTTCCTATGGCCACATGCCAGTCTCCTACTTACAGCCAAGGAGAGTACCCAGTTACCAGGGCAATTGCTCATGTCAGAGGTGTTCTATACAGAACAGGCACATCAGAAACCAACCATCTCAGAAAAGTGTACAATTTAGCCAGAAACCACAGATCCCACGGAACCCCAGACACTTGTCCCCCAAATCAGCTTTGGTGAATTCTTCCCAGAATAGAACAATAGTGCCGCGAATCCCAGATCACCATCTTTTCTGTCCTAGGCACTGTGCCCTCCAGAGCAATGTCTGTAGAGAACCAGGACATTCCTCTGTAGTTTTTCCTAATAGGAAAAcataattgaaagaaaaagaatagtgaatgtaaaaattatttttctcatgttaGTACATTCAAGATACTTAATGTAGcccaaaatacatgtttttccCCCATAAAAGGGTAATGGTTTCTGTCTGTTCCATGTTTTATATGGGCCTTGGCTTCCAGCAGTGGGATGATCGACAGACATAGTACAAGCCCACCTCCACAGAAAATCTTAACATCAAAATGCTGTTgccaccaggcggtggtggcacacgcctttaatcccagcacttgggaggcagaggcaggcggatttctgatttcgagtccagcctggtctaaggagtgagtaccaggacagccagggctatctatacagagaaaccctgtctcgaaaaaccaaaccaaaccaaaacaaaacaaaacaaaatgctgttGCCAGTGTTAGGGGAGACAGTACTGTTGGTAAAATGTCTGCTGCaaaaacatgaagacctgagctcagatctctATCATACATGTACAAAGCCAAACACGGTGGTACACAATTCTAATCCTAGTGCTAGGAAGGAAAAGAgacccctggaactcactgacgAGATGGCTACTCCAAGGAATGAACTACAGCTTCACTAATTGACTttatatccattaaaaaaaaaaagtgctactAATGAACATAGTCAAAATTGACCCTtaggcttcacacacacacacacacacacacattttatatatatgttgtatacatgcatgtctacctgcacatacatgtgcccacacacaaaGATGACAGAATCAGGAAAACTGAGAACATTCCATTTTATAATCTGCTTCAATCCACCTTTCCATTGCTTTATCGTAACCTTAAACTTTAGGCAGATACAAAGACTGACAGAGGCATCTTAAGCTTTCATCTttaggtttctttgttttaaaataggcATAAGTTTGGGTGGAGGCAAGGTATCCTGTTGTGCTCTGAGCTCAGAGGTAAGAGAAGGCTTTCCCGTAGATAATTTCTGCCTCTGGAAAGCCTTTTCTCATAGGGAAAGGTAGGGATAGTGATATGCCCTTACAGTTCAGCCTTAAGGAAAATCTAGTCATATGCTAGACATCTCCCTGCATGCCCCATGCTGTAGAATAGCAGAGGAAGGCACTATAAATGTGCCATGAACAAGGAGTCCCTGTTGTTCCCCTGCCACCTGGAAGCCAAAAGCAGGAGGACATTTTATTAAGGGCCAAATGGTTCATCTTGGTCACATGTGTATCCCATCTGTGATCCTTGGTCTCagaccacaaacaaaacaaaacaaaggaggctggtgagatggctcagtgggtaagaacaccagctgctcttccagaggtcatgagttcaaatcccaccaaccacatggtggctcacaaccatatgtaatgaaatctgatgccctcttctggtgtgtctgaagtcagctacagtgtacttatatataataaataagtacatctttaaaaaacaaaacaaaacagactcgattggaataaaaataaattgggcAAGATAAATTTATTAACCTTGTATATAACCCCATTTCTAATCCTAGAAAGGATGATTTTACAATGTACATCAGGACAGGAAGTCTTGAGATCTTATAAGATCTCAAGTCTGTTGTGCATATATACCATACCAGGACTACTACAGGTGGAGAGGTGAAATTTTACAAGGGTGGAGGGGATGGCAACTTTTGCTCTGCAACTTATCTTTGTTTAGTGCAGAGACCAATAGGAAAGAGACAATTAGAAGGGGTATGCACTGCTAGTCCTTTTCGCTCCCTCCCCTGTTTAGGAGGGTACAGGACAGGTCTATGTTCTACTCTCTGCTTCAAGCATTCCTTTCTACTAGGCCCCTGtctagtgagaattttggtttctttaaaattccAGTTATGtcatgtgaatatgtttttgttttaatcccaggtgtggaaaAAAAGGGGCTGTTTCATAGCAGGTGATTATGACTGGCCTTGTGCTGTAAGGCTTtgctttgccagctgcagataggtTCTGCAcatgtgtgatgtttggaattctgggagcttttcagagggtataaatGCCAGATCCTGAGAAGGGCTGGGGCCACAAGCTAGGGAGactgctgctcctgctgttggtggtggtaggTAGTTCCTGTTGTTGAGGTTTGTCAAGTGGTAATGAGTAAAGAGACTAGAAGAAGAAATCAGATATCCTGATGACAAAGATTGGATTTGCCTCAAGGAACCTGACATGGAACTTCCAAATCAACAGaaagtagtctaaagaggtctATTCCgcttttcccctctttctctccttcctagtGTTCGGCAGTTGGAAGGGATTAAAGTGGAATAAGGGTTGGAAGAGTagtagatataagaacccaataaagcagcaccccccccccaaagcatACTTATAAGTGGTGCCCAGATGTAGGGAAACTTGGTTTCTAATAACAGAGGAAGCAtcaagggatgaaggaaggaatatTCTGTGTCAGGAGGTAACTATGGCTACTACAGCTGGGCTCCCTCTTGCTTTGCTCCCAGAGAaaaatttctacattttcttattattcttcctatattgtctcaaaaaaagtcaaGAGAATGGCTAGGCAATTGGAAAAGTTGCATGTGGATTTGGAGGGGTCTGAGAAACAAATggctgaaaaggaaaaaaacagaagagtATAAAGGCAAAGCCATCCCAGGAGAAAGAATAGGTGGATTTGATTTAACTCATTTTCCAAAAATCCTAGAATTCAGAATGGCCACTTCAGAAGGTTTATACACAACTTATTGGAATTGGTAAattatctcaaataaaacaaagtgtgtggtgtgttaAATGTGTGGAACCAGAAGGGCAAAAAGGGAAGTTGAGACTTTATGTGGCTAAGATACTCATGAATTTATGGGTATTGGATCTTTTACAACAATGGGGTActcattgatattaataataattaataataataaattaatattccTGCAATCCCAAAGACAGTTCATGATGAAACTATGGGGGAAATGATAGATGCTCCTGGGGAAGGTATTGATGTgtcaaataatgtaaaaataatcacAGCTGTGCCAATTGTCCAAACACAGGACATCATAGGAATTGAGTTTACAAATTTATAAGCCACTGCTGAAATACCCATGGTCCTACCCTTAAAATGATTAACTTACAAACCCATGTGGGAAGATCAGTGGCCTTTAGGAAAGATTGCAGGCACTTAAATAGCTGGTACAACAGCAGCTGAAGACTCAACATATAGATGAGTCTACTGACACATGGAATTCCCTTGtggtgttatttaaaaaaaaataggtaattGGAGATGTCAATAGATTTAAGAGTGGTGAATAGCACAATTCAGCCAATAGGTCTTTCACAGCCTGGAATTCCTTTACCTTATTACATAAGTCATTGCCTAAGTTAGTAATTGATTTAAAAGACTGCTTTTTCACAATCTCTTTCCATGAGCATGATAGGGAAAGATTTCCTTTCTCAGTACCTACTTATAATAAGGAATGTTAAATAGTTCAACTTTGTTAATATTTTGTGAAACAACCACTAGAAATGATTCCTAGGAAATTTCCTTAATCTATTATTTATCGTTGCCTGCATAATATTTTG contains:
- the LOC116082426 gene encoding spermatogenesis-associated protein 31-like translates to METLPSLLESIYTTWLSLSSTIWAMDMILAFVCGLGLYLLLLPFLESHLSSPPSNIKFTRKSQIQMTWQGQYKKKFRNHCRNNAKAWGECLKKLKEKEKDELFLEEMSPVYHLNSLGNIFKSPSAKQDSTTPSPCWNLKEESEEQMATQKLSYPKISGDHFQQKFDQLYWGLPSLHSESLMAAAWIPQTTSTPPSPFFLFNVISSVYPIQLQDKMSPMLPHTHPLSYLDLQPPPLILSPLAFQPPALNQVHFQSPLPVLLPSSLPYNRDFGTSYSQSQHKPQYLSTEIKYKESPSVTTQVESRLTLPLMVQKPQEAYDILVPNPSQDWAVCILPDNFPISCELREKLEQHIEKWLLQHQWNVPHTNQDPEEEMELQSTAIGNCQIREKASTSQALAFPGEHSKEGQKVKFQLEKESSKNLGPILGKISKDSIRGLENNIVRVQERNILESERISVTCLKSYSRNDSTYYIDKDLENNLKAHLGTMSRQRNQGLTPRSMRQSWLAVDNDFYEMENKKLTSLKSSEKSMYPSKKLAFLNPETRQALESHIVRFWVKHKWGLPLKILKPINLFRLSTESLPVTVCAQPSSTTSVHRTSSAAEVVRFLGKPFLKQIVEDPSPSPGNLLFVSSPSCKRAIRRLPSAVDHEFSTALPTKPERGYLSDSLTYNFTDATSQSRGSLKKEIQTQEVLLPPRRTSAQNSEAYNLQAKVVNDFPHNVETELADQPQIYTTAMYLPKCSRNMLHPVDSLTSHILGDAVVVDGGKTLVQQRPSTPKHQVSQKSQMKMLAPPYQGEDTKRQSEIKYEDRPKFTPVKEKKVNLGGQYYQTLPKTTQVLPKSPSQSRLGSFLQWIHPKKTIKQQESHPLKSNTTAATAQNQQRPLRKNSYMDSNVAEAQELMTAVGQMVEKKMMLQHQPCASKFSQHRKVPPAPTSQFSYGHMPVSYLQPRRVPSYQGNCSCQRCSIQNRHIRNQPSQKSVQFSQKPQIPRNPRHLSPKSALVNSSQNRTIVPRIPDHHLFCPRHCALQSNVCREPGHSSVVFPNRKT